The region GTATTATAATTTGAACATTGCTTGCACCTTAATCTCTTCAATGCAAAATAACCtctaactactaactactaacttttatttattttttattccaACCAGTATTCATCTTTTATGATTGCTTAGGTTGATTAATCTTCATCATCTTAAATCATCTATAGATGAATATCCTTTTGTTGATTCAATCGTCTTAAATTCAAACTTATTGATAAGTGATTAATTGATCATTCTTGACACTTTGAACTGATGATAGGTTATCCCATGGTGAAGCATATGTTTGAGTCCTTTGATTTGTTAATGGACGATCCTTAAGTGATTGTTTTTAACTGAATTTCTAACATTTACATTATGCAATGCTAACTTCTAACATTTACTTCATTGCACCTTATCtatttttgtttatttactttatgcattATAACTATCATTGATCATCATTATCATTTTTACCTCATCTCTATACATTACTGTTATTGCCTTATCTTGATATCTAATCTAAAAATGAACAAAAACACGATAAAAAATGGAAAAGACCCAAAATAGTATTCTTTGGGATTAGATGGTGGACTTAGAGGACTTGTTAGGACCATTGTTTAACCTTGGAACTTTGTGATTGACCTATGCATAACTTGGATTTCTCGAGGACTTGTAACCTGTCATTGCAAGAATGGATTTCATTAATGGCCCCACCCTTGGGAGACATGCTTTGTAATTCCATCATCCACTTGTTAGCTTATGACACAgtgcacacacaaggctttctcttgggctacgTTACAACGAGACCCTTTATTTCTCGCAAAATCCCTTGTATTTTTCATGTACCCCCTCCCCACTTTGGTGTACTTTTCCCTCATTTTCCTTTGTTTGTTGCTGCTTGTTAGCCAACCTTGGGATCTAGAATCGTTACCATATTTCTTAAACAAcaaaacaaacccttgatccaacgtcaagcaacattttttcaatcaaattcaaaaacacaataaaataTGATTATGATTgtatgccacgagccttaagtggtagagaaggagtgagaatggagctttcctaccctAATTCTGAGTATTTTGGACACAAGAAGCTTGGCTTGGTAGTTTAAAATATTCACCTTTacccatagtctttagtgcaatccgaagTAAAAAACAATCTCTTTTCAAAACATAAAAACAATAACAACTCATCAAACtatttttgtgccttagggcatcattccGAAAATCAtttttcaaggtaaaaacaaccaacacacaaacatttttacTTCGAATTATAAAGCTCTGACTTTCTTATTACAcgaatgaggatacgtaggcataagagTTCGAAACCTTGGCGAACACACTAATAAAAAAATCACTTCCACTCCATAAACATTAAGATAACGACACCCATTCAAGTGTAAACAACCTATATGAttcccgtcgagtacgacggatgtgatgagtgctaataccttccccccgcataaccgactcccgaacctgaatTCGGTTATAAGAGGATTTGTTTGTTTGTGCAAAAAAATTTATTCGAGAGAATTTGCAATTTTATTCGTTGTTGTAGTTTAAAGTTTGTGAATTTCTCAAAAACAATGAAAAGAGGATTTGTTTGTTTGTGCAAAAAAAATTATTCGAGAGAATTTGCAATTTTATTCGTTGTTGTAGTTTAAAGTTTGTGAATTTCTCAAAAACAATGAAGTCGTCAacaaattttatttaattatgtaaaatcataaaaaaaaaactcttaaataataaaatattgGTTTTTGAAATTAAACTTCAAGTTTTTGAGTCGATTATGCATAGAGAAGACAATAACATCCAAAAcaacttttttttttaaaattacctcgaattaattatttaaaattatattaaattctaaaataactATTTTCTCTTATACTATATGTAACGagaataaaaataaataaaaatttagagaaaataaattatttattgTTAAACTTTACATGAGTGATCTCGTGCCCTTGTGTATCTCTTAATATGATGGAGAAGTCAAAGAGAACATGGTTCTTAggtataattttttttttatttgttgattttatttaAAATCTGGAGTAGTCATTGGTTTAAGAATTTGCGTAGCGATCAAACCTAAAATAAATTTTGAGTAATCACCACTTTTTATTTATTGGAGCCTTTTGAAATTAAAATTGCacaattattttattaaattatatCAAGAAAAGAacaattataaaaaaaatacatgATTGATACTATTGTTATTGTGAGATATTTGATCGAACTATAGTATGGTCGAATGGTAACTTCTTGGTTCGATAATCCGACAGGACCTTAGCATGTCGTCAAAGTCTGTTCACATGATGTAGTCTAaatatgctaggattgttagcatgtcgaatgAGGCCTGTTTGTTATGCCCAATTATTTAAGTTAGTTTGTTCTCTAAGTTAACTTGTGTGTAAAAGCCCACTAGgttagtgtgttagttttcttataaatagcatactaaTCTCTCACCATTGAATAATGCAAATCTTAATCAGGGTGAGAGGGGTTATTTGTTATTCCATAACACTTATAATCTTGTTTCAAAGAAAAAGTAAAGAATATCAGTTTAGAATCAATTTTATTGTGTTCTTATTATTTTCTTCTCTTCTACCCTTGTGAGtttcttaccgatcaagaaaccaattatactttgtaatttCGGCATCATTTTCACAAAAATTACACTTAAACCAATTAAAAAAGGGACAGTGAAATTGAATGCATAACAAGTACAAGGATAACAaattattattttcattttgttcatGTGAATGCAATACATTTGGCCGAAACATGTTGTTTTTATGTGTTTTTGCACGAACTTGTTATTTCAGGTAAAGGTGTCTCGTTGTTTCATAAATCTTTAAAAGTAGTTTTGCAACTTCTTTTTTTTACGAGAGACATACATGTGTCATTGAGAAGTTTTCTAACGATAGAAATTTAGAGAGACAAAGTGAGGTATTCTtaggatttattattataagaATTTGAAGACTTTTGAGAGTATCTAAGGAATTGAGAAACACTTCTAAACACATTGAGTTTATGTGATTAACATATTAAGAGGAGAAGATATTGAAAAACACTTTGGTAGAAACACAATAGATGTTCATTTGAAGTATAATGGATTAGagattatttattttttctataaTAGACCGGTTTAATCGAACTAGATAAGCAGACTTATGTATACTAGTAACTTTATTTTCTTATTGTTGTTGTGATTCACTCACACTATTAGGATGTTTAATTTGTGTCTTAGGCCATTTATTTTCGTTATCATTGTTTTTTTTACACATTAAAGTTCTTGGTATGATTCAATCATTAAATTTTCACAACAAGTAACGACCACCGGGGGAAAAAGGGATTAAATTTATAAGTGAATATCATGGGTTCCAAATGAGACATCAAGAATTATTTTGGAGATAACGATTTTGGGTTGTTGATTGTGAAGATACAAACAATATTAATATGACATTTGCTTAAATAGTCACACAATGGACCTTATTTATAATAGTAACTGATGTAAAATAGATACCGAAAAACACATAATTGCACGACGTGTTGCGTAAATGCCAAAGTGATCAAACTCGGATCAGACCAACCAATCCAGCTTGTTAAACTGGAAACTGGACATGCAAATGGTTAATTTCACACTAAAAATTGGCCTACATACAAATTGGAAAATTAACCGCTAAACTCGTAGTAAACTGGAGAAATTTGTCAAAATCGATCGTTGATTCAATTCCAAATGTTGGACTGACTTTCTTCTTTTCCATTactaaaaatgaaaaaaaaaattatacatTTAAACCAATGCCATTTAGCATTTTAGGTAGAATGAACCTCGCAATTAAAAGTCCTGCCAACTGAAGATGACATTTAACTTATCTAGTCAATGAATAACTCCTACTAACAATAAACATTTTTTTCTTGCTATGGGTGAATTAAAATTTAGGGGCCACTTTTGTTATTGTTGATTTACTGATATTTTTACTTCTACATTTTTATCACTTTCTTTGTTTTCAAATACTAAATATTACTCGTTTATAGGGATGACAATGGGTAGGGTATGAGCAGGGTACCATAATACTCATCCCCATACTTGCAGTTTGAAAAAAATCTTCGTACCCGAGTCCATACCAATAGTTTGAAAAAATCTATACCCGAGCCCATACCCGCATGGGCACCAACATTTGTACCCGTACCCATAATGTAATTTATCATGTAATTAAGTCAATAATTGATCAAGTATAATTTATCATGTAATTTTAAATTTGTattaattctaaaaaaaattcaagGATGTAATTATTGAGTTAAGAAATACACAAACATTTATATAAAAATGCATACAAATTTAATAGTGATGTATCAATAAAGTCTATAAATTAACTTGTGTacataataataaaaataaaaacacataaATATATATTGTACAAGTATGAGGCGGGGTGGGTACTAAGGTACCCGTACCCGCGTCCATACCCCGCTTATTTTAGTAGATAATTTTCCATGCCCATGCTCGTACCCATTTTGCGGTTTTTACCCTACCGTTGTGGGTAAATTTTATGGATACCCACTGGGGATGAGTTCAACTGCCACCCATACTCGTTTATTACATGGAGATTTTTGTCTTATATAGTTGTCATTGTTTCAAAAATAGTCAATAATTAGCTAAGCAATTGTTATATAGTATATTATAAATTTATCTCAACAAGTGAAATAAACATAGTATATTGAAATTTTATTAAGACTGGTCAAACCTCGGTCTGATCCCGGTTAAACCTTGGAATCTCAAACCCTTACAAATGTGGTTTGGTAACATGGAAACACATTGTGTCTTGCTTGAACGCATTGCGTTTTCGGGAAATAACGTATTCCATTAGGACGAGCTACGTTTGGTTGGACTGAGCCAAACATACTTTAGACATTTTCATTTCATGTATTATTTTGGATCATAATTTCTCCAATTTGCTTTGACATTTCTCTTTAGCTATTCAAGAATTTACCAGTCTTTTTTGCTTTTAACCAGTTCTTTAAGTCTTTCAACATGTctattaaataataaaaatagtaAAGAAAATTGTCGATTTCTTAAGTTAATCATATTTAATATGGAATTTATATTAAATATATTTATAAGTAAAACTAACATAAAAAGcgataaaaataaataataatctcTATGAAACTTAATAAAAAAAATACCAAATATCGATACTGACTAAGGTCGTTATCTGTTCGTacaatgtttttatttttcatCAAATCGGAGAACTACTTTCTTTTGAATTGTTCTGAAATGCATAACACTTTTAGACTAATGTCATAATTAGAAAATTATAAATTTGCGTTTGTAAATATTGAAATTAAGCcatctttattttattttcttttatttttcatctATTCACAATTCTATAACCAAAAGTTTTATAGTTTTTTTTATACAAGGGAGGGTCTAAGCCCAACAAAAAACTAAGAAAAGCTAACACGGGGGAAGAGGCTCCAATAACGTCACTACTAATCAAAAGAGTTAACTATTTCGGGAAATTATCGAAAACAATAATTTCCGGATCATGACATAAACTCAACTTAGCCATAGAATCCGCACACGAATTGACTTCCCTGTAAATGTGAGAAAAACATACTACTTTGTTGCTGGTAATTATGTTATGAATCTACATTAACAAACCTCTGCCACTGCTTAACTGAGTGTCTTTACCCTTTAGGCTCTCCACTATAGCTTTGTTGTCCGACTGAACTTCCAAACGAGAAAAACCTTTGTTGAACGCTAGCTTCAAACCTTCAAACACCCCCAAAGCTATGTAACTTCCACATTGTATCTACCAATTCGTCTAGAGAAAACCCGAGCCAAACACCATTGGGATCCCAGAGAAATCCCCCACATCATGCGTTTCTCTAGTTACATACCGCGCCATCCACATTCATGGCGGTCCACCCTTCTCGAGGAGGAGACCAAGGTTCGACCAAGAAGCTTGATGCTATCAACATAAAACTTGGTTTTGTCCCAAATGATATGAGTTAAGCTCGTTGACATATTGTACGCTTCATCATGCTTTCGTTTATTCCTCCTAAACCATAGTGTATGACACGCCGTTGCCCATAAGTTTTCCCACTCCAAAGAACTAGAGTACCCGAACCTATTGGTAAGGTTCAACTAAATCCATCCTGCAAATCTGTTTCAAAAAAGCGGTTCCAATAAGACTCTCAAATAAGAGACTTCCAAACTGTCATAGCAGGATTACAATCTCTTAACACATGAAGAATATCCTCTGTAACATTAGGACAAACAGTACAATCAGGACCACACATATTCAATTTATGAAGATATGCATTTATGACAAATATATCATGATTCACCATCCATATAATTTTTTTATTCGTTCAGGAACTTTGAGGTTCCAGATCATCTTCCAAGAATCATTTGTATCAGTGAGAGAATTGTTCTTCCTTAAAGATTCATAAGCACTAGAAACAGACATAGTACCATCCCGAGTTCCCTTCCATATACAACTATCTTCTCCATTCTCATATATAAGAGGATTAATTGCTCTGATTTATGCTATAGTGTCGGTATCGAAGAGGCTTTCAAGGAGACTTATATTCCAATCTCCATTAATATCCAGCAAGTCTACAACCTTATCCACTTGATGACCTTGCAAATCTTGTACAAAATCCTTAAGAAACTTACTTCGTTGGAGCCAACAATCATTCCAAACATTAACCTTCATGCCATTGACAATGTTTCAGGTTGTTATTAAAATAATATGAAATGGTGTTATTTAAATAACATGAAAGAAGTGTTATTCAAATAACATGTGAAATGGTGTtattcaaataaaataaaaatgtgTTATTCAAATAAAGTGAAAAGATGTTATTGTGAATGATCATGAATAACATCTATAAAAAAATATGTTATTGTAAAAGTTTTATAGCTTTTCTCCGTTATAGAAATCCCAACAATACATCTAATCGACAATCGTTATAATGATCAGATATCAACTACTCATGAATGTAGGTTGATTTCAAATAATTTCTTAAATAAACTTCTATTTTTTAATGGTGAAATATATACtaattaaaaaagaaaatttaTAATTCATTATTGAAATAATGTATTGTGATAAAAAGGTCTCAATTTATTCTCACACATCAAGTTAAATGATGTGATGGTGGAGAAATTTAAATCTCTACAATAAAGAGGATAAATAAAAAAATACATATTCTCACAAGTCAAGTTAAATGATGTGGTGGTGGAGAAATTTAAACTCTACAACAAAGgtgataaataaataaaaaagcATTATAGTTTGAAAGTTAGTTGTAAAAACTATAGTCATCTTCACTTTAAGTATATTTGCTTctttttttataataaattataGAATTGAGGTAAAAAAGAGCAAAATAGACACATTAATTTACAAAATATACTAAAATATTAAGATAATATTAAGGTGGttattttaaaatagaaatataGGATTAGGTGGTGAACTAAGCCAAATCCACAAACTCATACATTATTTCTTTTTAAGTAGTATTTctttttctaattttattttgttaatttattttatataattttaatggattttttataaaaaatattatgaATTTATTAACTATTTAATTTTAGATTTTATTTGTCCGATTCAACTATGATTTAATCGAATGAATCATTAAAGAGTGATATGTACTATTTTGACACTTTCAAACATCATAATTgttaaattattaattaaaatatttgatttttattgCAAATACTCTAAAGTTATGTTCATAAGTGGTTAtaatgccaaaaatattttattaaataatatataGCAATTTTTTAAACAGGAAATGGATAATAATTAAACTCATTCTATTCTATTATTTAATACTATTATTTTTATTCATAATACAAGTCATGTATTGTATCGGTTTTTTTAAAGATGTAGAATAGGTTGTAACATAATACAAgtatataatttttttattaacAAATTTTCAGCCGTAAGAGGCGATACAAGTATATAATTAGTAGCGTATTATAAGACAACAGTGGATTTatcaattttttatttaaaaaataattcaCCTCCAATGAGAAAAATTAGGCTTGAAATTTTGAACAAAGTTCTgttatatttaaaaaatacaattACTATCTTTTTAAATTCAATTTGTATAATGAATAATTAGATTTGGTTAAGACTGATTTAAAGGACTTGGTTTGATTTAAAATCTAAGTTAAGATGAACAAACTTAAAATTAGGATTAAATCAATTTTTTGATTATGTTTAGAATAATAAATTTGGAAACAAACGATTTTAaataaaaaagataaaataaaatttaaagaaaaaatataataaaGTTTATATTATCTTTTCATATACTACTAGTGTTAATATGGAACTAATGCACCTGACCCTTCTTAATAAAATATTGATAAAAGTAGTCAAATTTATAAAACCTTATTCTTATTTAAAAAGTCAagttatataattaaataaatttatataTCTTGCATTATTtgaataaataaagaaaaaatattataaataaaataatttaattaaaaaataaaataaaatataaaaatcTATACAAAAGTTCAATgtttatttataaaaaaaagaaaatcaaCATTCTAGAACATTAAATTTATACTAATAACCAAATTAAATGTATGCTACAATAAAAATATGaatataaaaacaaaataatttaTCTTAATTTGAGAGTCTTTCTTAACATAATTTTTTTAACTTATAAGAAGAATACTAAGATTTTTTTTTACAAATTCAGACACAATTATAAATAAGAAGAATACTAATATTTTTTACAAATTCAGACAcaatattaaaattttaaattcGAATATGAACGTTGATGTCCATTTTGTAATGgagtttttaaaataaaaaaaaaaatcatgaatatatcttaattattattttttaattaacATGTTTAAATTGATTAGTGATATACTATATCTCTAAAAAAGATATTTAAGAATATAGATGAGGGTAATATGGTAATAGCCAAAAGGCGAAATACGCGTGATTGATGATGTTGAGAGAGAGTCGGTTAGTTTGGCTATAAATACGAACCCTTACCCAAGCTTTTTCTCATTTGTCATATGCCATTCAGATCTTAGGGTTTTCTCTCTGCTTTGCCCCCTTTTATCGCCGCCACAGATCTTAGGGTTTTCTCTGTGCTTCTTATCATTTTCAATCGAAGACACTCACTCTTTCATTGAACATGTCTCGTTGCTTCTCTTTCCCACCTCCAGGGTATTTGAGGAATACCGATACCTTGATCGAAGAATCGATTAAGGTTTGTTGAGCCAATTTCGATTTTGCGTTTGTGCTCAACGTGTGATTTTCATTcgtttttgtttgttttatgaCATAATAATCAATTGTTCCGTAGGGTTTTCTTTGGTTTCTGATAATGATTGATGGTTGTGATTAGTATTAATTAATCTCATCGAAATTGTTTTAAAATAGGTTTTCGATTTGTTACAACGATCTGGAATTCTTGAATTGAGACATGTGAATTTCTTCTGAATAGATCTGGATTATATTGATTAGGGTTTTTTCTTTCGTAGTTTGTTAAATGGGATTTTTAATAATATACTTTGCAAAATGTTAACACATTAGGGTTTGACAAACTCATGTAATtctttttaaaatatttattgGTAAGTGTAATTAATTTTAACTAAAATGAAGTGACTTTTCTCAAATCAATTTTATAGATTGTAGATTGATGTATTCGTTTTGGGGTTTGGGTTATCATGAATCATTTTGGATTTATGTGACTGATTATGCTAGATATGAGTAAGATATCGATAGTGTTAGTTTTATGTAGGTAGTAATTCTTGACATCAATAGTCATTGTTTTTATGTAGGTAGTTCTTGATCCTCTGTTACAATATTGTGGCATGATACTTAAGAGATTTGATTACTTGATTTTTTCCCTATCTGGTCTTGAAGCAAGATTTAAATGCTTGCATTTAGAATGTTTGCTTCTTTAGTATTCCCTATCCTCTTTTTGAAAATCTTGTTATGGTGCTTTAAAGATCCAATTGGATACGGAGAAGCCCATTAAAGACAGGAAGGAGAAAAAGGACAAGAAGGATAGGAATGAGACTAAGGAGGAGAGGAAGTTGAGGAAGGAAAAGAAGAGGGAGAGGAAGGAGAAAAGGAAAAGGGAGAAAGAAGAAACTAAAAAAGATTCAAAGCTCAAGCTTACGAATGAAGTAAAGGAACCAAAAGACATTGGAAAGTTACAAAAGGGTGAATATTATGAGAATGAGCATTTTGAGAAGAGTGATATTACACAGGAACTTGACAAACCCGTCTCTTCTCCTCAAGAGCCTTACTCATCTGACAGCTCTCAAAGCAGTAAGAGGAAGAGGGACACCTTGTTACCTAGCAAAGATCATGGTGAGTTAGCTATAACGTTGATTAATTACATTCTTCAGCTTATGTTGAAAAATATCTGATGTGTACTTTTATGCGAAACAGGTACCGGTATTAGAATTCGACTTCCATTGAGGAAACATAGAGAACCTGAGGAAGTTAAAAAAGGGTTTCAATTGGGTTCTTCTTCAAGAAGTGTTGGAATTTCAGATTCAATTATTCAGAAAACAAAAAGAGTTCAACGGCCATTGCAGGGTATCACTAAAGTTGAGAACCCAAATCAGCTCCCTGTAAGTTCTGCCTCTTGCAGACTACCATTGAAGAATGTTGAGACCCCAAATGAGCTAGCTGGAATTTCTACTTCCCAAATTTGCAGGCCACTATTGAAAAAAGTTGAAAATCATTCTTCCTCCCAAGTTTGCAGAGCACCGTCCAAAAAAGTTGAAACCCTCCTGCCTGTAAATTGCAGACCACCAGTGAAAAAAGTTGAAAACTTGCAATGTGGACCAGTGAAAAAAGTTGAAACCTTGCAACTTGGAAATTCTGCTGTTTGCAGACCACCATTGAACAAAGTTGAAACCCTCCTCCCTGTCTCCAAAGTTTGCAGACCACCATTGAGGAAAGATGATACCCCAAATCCTCCTCCTGTAATTTCTGCCTCCAAAGTTTGCAGACCACCATTGAGGAAAGATGATACCCCGAATCAGGCTCCCGTAATTTCTGCCTCCAAAGTTTGCAGACCACCATTGCCGAAGAAAGACGAGACCCTGAATCAGCCTTCCGTAATTTCTGCCTCCAAAGTTTGCAGACCACCATTGCCGAAGAAAGGTGAGACCCCGAATCAGCCTCCTGTAATTTCTGCCTCCAAAGTTTGCAGACCACCATTGTCGAAGATAGATGAGACCCCCAGTCAGCTCAAAGTAGTTTGCAAACCATTGAACAATTCAATTGTTGATGCTCCTTCGAAGCCATTGGTTCCCGTTGATGCTCCAACAGCATCAACAGCAAATGAAACAGTTGACGAAGAAAGTCTAAGGATGGAATCTTTATATAACTCCTTACTTAAAATTCCTCTGGTAACGTATGATTGTTTTGACGCAGTGGATCAAGATTGGTTATTTAGTTCTGCACTGACAGAATCAAAGTCTGTCTCCAAGAAACAGAAGATTGATGATGCCATTCCGTGTTCAAAATTTCAATGGCCTCCTAGGGCTCAATATATGCCTGAGGTTGAAGTGTATGCTTTGCCTTACACAGTTCCATTTTGATTCTTGTGGAAATTTTTTTGTAGGCCTAGAGTTAGCTTTTTTTAGAAGCCAGTGTTCTGCAATATTGGAAGAACCCTTGCATTATTTTTTCCAAACAGAAAATACATCTATATAGATATCATTGTGGCACAGAATGAGATACATATTGTTTACGTCAACATGATTGATTATTGATGTACGTTTTACTAAGATACCACCTGACCTCTGCAATGGGATTGGGAGAATGTGTTGTACATACTGTGAAAAAATACAGACTTTTAATCCATTTATTGTTTCACCTACTTATTTAAAGTTGGTTCTGTCTAAATTGAGTTGAGTTGTAAATGAATGAAAATGAGTTTAATTCAATGAAAATGAATTGAATTCAATGAAAACCTTTATATAATAAATTGGTTGTGAAGAGGAACCGAACATatcaaaatttaattttataataatTCTAAAATCACCTGTCTAATTATTTTTATAAGCCAATAAATTGTATTAAAGATGAACCTAAAGGTACTAACACCTGTTTCAAAAGAAACCAGAAAAATATCTCAACCAAAATTATAACCCTAGGCAAAATCCTTAACGCAACCCAATCCTTTTATTGACAAGATATGACAATATCCTTTTATTGACAAGATATGACAATATATATAAACTTTTTAAATAGTAGAAAGAAGTGTTAATATATAAATAACTCGTTATTCAACATAGGACATATTATTTAAACTAACTTATATAACATACTTATATCTAAAATTCACTGTTAAAATTCAGAAGATACATATATAAACGTTAACATAATGATCAAAATTCTAACC is a window of Lathyrus oleraceus cultivar Zhongwan6 chromosome 6, CAAS_Psat_ZW6_1.0, whole genome shotgun sequence DNA encoding:
- the LOC127093448 gene encoding uncharacterized protein LOC127093448, encoding MSRCFSFPPPGYLRNTDTLIEESIKIQLDTEKPIKDRKEKKDKKDRNETKEERKLRKEKKRERKEKRKREKEETKKDSKLKLTNEVKEPKDIGKLQKGEYYENEHFEKSDITQELDKPVSSPQEPYSSDSSQSSKRKRDTLLPSKDHGTGIRIRLPLRKHREPEEVKKGFQLGSSSRSVGISDSIIQKTKRVQRPLQGITKVENPNQLPVSSASCRLPLKNVETPNELAGISTSQICRPLLKKVENHSSSQVCRAPSKKVETLLPVNCRPPVKKVENLQCGPVKKVETLQLGNSAVCRPPLNKVETLLPVSKVCRPPLRKDDTPNPPPVISASKVCRPPLRKDDTPNQAPVISASKVCRPPLPKKDETLNQPSVISASKVCRPPLPKKGETPNQPPVISASKVCRPPLSKIDETPSQLKVVCKPLNNSIVDAPSKPLVPVDAPTASTANETVDEESLRMESLYNSLLKIPLVTYDCFDAVDQDWLFSSALTESKSVSKKQKIDDAIPCSKFQWPPRAQYMPEVEVYALPYTVPF